The window GCAATTTGATGTAAAAATCTTATGTTGCACTATATTCATTAAGAATTATTTATGGAGAAAGATCACCACAAAAAAAACCATCTTATTTGCATGCAATTTCCTTACCTAATATACCTGTGCTATTTGATGCTTTTGTCTGTTACAATGGACTGTCTGACTATTTACACACATGGGTAAATACAAAAGTAAATATCTTGACAGCAAACAGCAACATCAAAGTGGTAAAAAGAGTCATGTAGTAGTTGAGAGGCTAAAAATTATGAAGATGGTATGGGATTCGTGGGCAGGGGAATAAAATATGTAGCCCCGGAGTCATCAAAGCACGATCCACTGTATAGCGCCCAAATTCAATTTCAGATAAAAAACGATTCGGGTGCGATATAGCGGATCACACTTTGATGACTCTGAGGGTATTTTGTGGCGTTGCTTCAGCTAATGCTAGTATTGAGGTGGCTGCTGAGATTGTCTAGGTTGATGTCTAGACAAAATGTGTGATATTTGAGCCTAGTATGTTAGGTTAATGGAGACACGTGCAAGTGCTATTTTACTATTTAATTTGTAAGACCTTGCGCTGCTGCAGTGTTCTTAATTAGCAGACACCGCTCCTTTGAACACACTGCAGGCAAACGGTAATCTCCCAGCACTGCAGCTATGTTTCATTGCCTGCAATTCTCTGCTGCTTTGCATCATAGCTTTGGCAGCATACAGTTCTCACAGGCAAATAGAGAAGTAATTTTTGAATAAACATAGCATGTGACATTGTTCAGATAACAACATATCCGTTAAAACAGAATATCGCAGAGTTTATATAGGATTTAATGGCAATGTTGCAGAATATCAAAACGTATCCCACCAACACACTACAGAGGAAACAATGAAACCTGCTCCATCTGTGAAATTTAATGTATCTTGTACACAGTTGCTAGATTAATTTATACGCTATAAACAGCTTTCTAGAATTATTTGCTTCAAAATCAAGTGTTTTCTCAAAGAATACCTCGAATTCTTTTGGATGCAACATAATCACATTGAGTTCCCAGAATGATGAATTCCAAGACATTCATTGAATTTTGTACTAAATTAATCAATTGACAGTTTTGAAGCCCTTTCCCACAGACTTTCTAACATTGCTTTGCTCGTTGTATAAGAAAACAAAACACAATTTTATATCAACAAAACCAAAACCATAGAATCACCCAACCACTATTAATAAAAAGTATGATAATGCAACCAGTTTGAAAAACCTAGctttattattgacatacaaaATAACTAAATTCACACAAACAAAAAGTGGACCGTGCTAAGTATCACAAAATTGACCCCCAATGTAGTGTAATCCTGGGCCATAAAAAATCTGCAGCATGTGTGTCAGGAAAACATGCAATTGCAATCAATAGGATTTCTTCTTTGACATATCTGATGCAATTGTTTTGTCTGACAAAGGAACAATAGTTATATTATAAATGgaatgtgtatgtgtttgtaatAGTCCAAGCATACGGAGTAAGTACCATTTATTTGAATAAATCTACACTTTCAGGAAAAGGATCTAATGAAAAATGAATTCCCTTGTTTCTGTAATTAGAACATATAAATAGCGTGCATGTTTTGGTAGCTGTGTCCAGGgagttttaattaaaaattaagTACCGTACTATCTGAAATGCGTTTCTGACCGTGCGTCTTCATTTTGATCAGTGATTCTGGGGGCAAAATATCAAAGTCTCCTAAGTGAAAAACTGAAGCAAAACCTGGGTAAATAATCTGCGCCAGTGTTAAAGAAAAAGTCCAATAGAAAACAGGATGTTTTTGCCCCAGGTATTCAACTGAGAGACTTTGATGCATTATAAAGAATGGTAATCAATTACAGAGAATGTGATCGATGTTTCCTACTGTATATAGTGCCAAGTCTTATGGCACCTCtgtcccattcacttgaatggttcATAACATGTCTTACAATTTTGCACCATTTAATAAATCTGAGCCTTTATGTCTAAATCCATTTTGCTTACTTTTTAAAAGGACAGTGGCACAATTATACCTGAGATTTAACCAATAGGCACatctatattatttatttaccTCAGTCTTTTATGCCAGAGGTCAAAACAGGGTACAGCATGCAGCCTTACATATTTCTGTCCATTGAAAGAACACTCAAAACACCCGTATACTGTTTCTCTTTTGGAGTTTCCCATGCCACAGAGCGCACATGGTCCCTTTGGAATGTTGTTATTGAGCAAGTTAACACGGAGGTGAGCCCCTTCTCGGATATAGGTTGTGGAAATATCGGTCATGCTGGCAGCCTTCTCATAATAATCCGAAAAAATGTCATCAATATACGAGTCTGAATTAGCAATGATATCCATTGTCCTTTTACCTGAACAAAACATACAACCGATACATTATTATTAATTACCATTGTAGAGTCATATACAGTACAAGCTTCACAAGATTTAGTATTTTTGTTTACTACTCTATTACACAACATTTTTTTACACGATACTGTTTTTCTAAAAAGTGTAACATTTTTATATCCAGGGAGAAAGTATAAGCCAATCTGTCATCACATAAAAGACAGCCTACAGTATCCCTGCTACAAAATAGATATAATGCTGGTGCAAAAAACAGCACTGCTTTTACCAAAGACACAATTCTATTCattttgagcaaaggctatttgAGGACATAATCAATTTTGCACTGggataaaatatttttaaatttttGTATTTACATTGAATATAATAATCTCTTTGCATGAATACCTGTCATGGTTATTAAACATCCTTTATTTAAAAGAATTGAAGTCTTACTGTACTTCACCTGTCAATAATTTTGCAGcacaaagaactattcatccaaaggatagtacaaacgacacagggtcgtCCCTTAAagatggaggaaaggagatttcaccaacaaaggaaagggttttttacaTTACGGCCagttaaatgtggaattcattacccaaggagcctgtgatggcagatacaatagatatcttctaGGAAAGGTAAACAGGTATACCAAATAaggaaacatgggaaggatgttgatacaggAAGAAttctgattgccattactggagtcaggaaaTAATTTGTTTTTCCCCTAATGAGACATctttggatgatgtttcactggagttttattttgtttgccttcctctggatcaatatacattAGTGTAAATACAAATCTAGAatgagtatctgtcatctaaaatttaacataggttgaacttgatggtctttttttcaacctcatctactatgtaacacatTTAACAGGTCACATTAATGGAAAGGATTTAACCTCACACTGCAttaagggggtaattctataaaCTCCCAAGGAGGATGTTTTAGACTGAAAATCACCATTAACTTCAATATGGGATTTGGGCCGAAAACAGCATGAACGGCCGCTTTGGACAGTATAGAATAAGGCCTTAAGTCATCTTCCACAAAGTTAGATTAATTTATTTGGTTCTACGCCATTGTACCCAATATATTTTCTGAAATATAAAGCCTCTTCTAAAATAAACGCCAGTAACTATTATTTGAAGGTGGGACTAGCTCTTTTCATAAAATAATGTAGTGGCTATAAACGCCTCAGTTTAGACAAGTGGAGATGTACAAACTTTATTATCTACCTCATCCCAATCAGGCCTTAATAGTACAAACATGTTATAGCTTACATATCAACTTTCTGAGAATTAAAATGATAACGACTTTGTGCTTATTATGCTTACCCCTAAACATGATGCCAGATCGGAATAGGCTGTTCCTTATATTGCTTAATGAAAATGATCGGGTTGGTTCTTTCTCAAATCCTCCTTTTGAGGTTGTTGATACACATAACTCTGTGAAACCAAGCAGAAGCAAAGCCAGTTGTGGGTCTTCTACAGATCATCTTATTGACCACAAAGCACAGTTTATGAGAACACATTTCAGTTCTCATATTTACATTTgggggttatgtatcaaagtTTCCCGGCTGCAGAGACAGAacaaaactagtgcaaaaaaaataaaatccctGTACCAGATTATTGAAGAGAAATAAATCCTACAGCTTTAATGGAATTTTGTCTTTGATAAATGTGTGCTATTTTTGGGTAGACTTTGATATATGAGCCCCTATAGTGGATACTTTAAATGATCAAAGTTTAGTGCTTGGGGtactaatatttatatatttacaaaCCTTCAtctgtaaggttttttttttgggaTGAGggagctttttaaaaaaaaaataagaaaaaagtgGGGGGTTGGAAATTCTGATCTTACCGCATAAATATGGCAAACAACTTTCAAACTGTCTCAGGAGCTCTTACCACAGGTTTAATAAGGTACAGGTCCCCCAAAATCAGACACAATACAAATAATTTTTTATGGCACTTCCACcaactatatacaggcataccccgcattaacgtacgcaatgggactggagcatgtatgtaaagcgaaaatgtacttaaagtgaagcactacctttttcccacttatcgatgcatgtactgtactgcaaacatcatatacgtgcaaAACTGATATAactaacgcatgtgtaacaggctctatagtctatagtctccccacttgcgcacagcttcggtacaggtagggagccagtactgcttttcaggacgtgctgacaggcgcatgtgtgagctgccgtttgactattgggcgatatgtacttactcgcgagtgtacttaaagtgagtgtccttaaagcggggtatgcctgtactgactAATACAGACTGATGCAGCAACGTCTTTGCGGCTTTGATATGAAGGCGAGATAGAGTACATCTCCATGTGTCAAGTTTCACATGTAATTGGTCTTAAGGGTGACGCATGTAGAAAGATGTAGTCAGTCGCCAGTTATAGAAGCTTTGTCAGTGCAGAAATAGGCTGTGCTGTTTTATAAGGAAATGTAACTTTAAGTTGATGTTATTCAATTGTTGAAGGTGCCTTGTCTGGATTAGTTGCAGACTCTGGGGTTCCTTTACAATAGCCATTGTGGATTGTTAATACTTAGTTAAGAGAATGGTTACTCACAATCAACAGTGGATTTTGCATTTTAAATTGATAAAGTCCTATGAGTTGATTTATGCATGGATACATATTGCCTGCAATAAATATTaataagaggtttttttttttaaatcaattgcATGCATATTTGGTCATTTTGTATATGTATCACTATAACCATCAGTGTGGTATTAAGGAAGCCCGTTCACCTTCATTAACCCAGGGTCAGTTTATTATGCTGCATGTCTTTTTAGTGTTATAATTACAATCAGTGTGATAATGTATGTTACCATGTAATGCAAACAAGGCCGGATATTGCTTTATTGTGCCAAAGTGTGTACAGATTTCTTCCACAAAATGACATTTATTCTAGCACAGAGCTTACCAAAGTGACCATCCAGATGAATGTACAGATCAAAAACACTAAATGCAATGGTCGTGTGTGCTGGAAAAACAATTGCTTTGTCACGTCCTTTATAATTTTGATCTTCGATAATATGAAACTGagataaaaaaagaaaaggattTACATTGAAGGGTTTTTTAAATCTCAGGGCATCTATGCTCATTAGACTCCACTCACCCCTTCTCACTCACATGCACTCCACTCACTTTCCTCATAAAGCACACACCACTCTCATATggacacacaacactcaccccaTTGTTACACACTCCACATTCCCCCCACCTTCTCTTATACGCAACACACCCAACTCACCTTCCCCttctcatacatacacagaccACTCAACCGCTGCCCACACAGCTTATGCATACCACACTCATCACtgcccttacacacacacaccaatcacCCCCTTCTCATAATCAAACtacacacctcctctctccccatacaAAATAACTAATCTCCATGCCCCTCCCCATATAAAACCATGATCACTTGCCCCTCCCGAAACAACGTCCTCACACCTTGATATtccccacacaaagccccctGCATCCCACCACATAAAAACCCCTCACACCTATATGTCAGCTTCTCAGCAGGCACGGGCGATCCACCTCCTCTCTGTGCAGGGCTGCGAGAGGAGGTGGATCGCAGTTTCTCCGTATAAAACAAGTGTGGTAATCAGCCGCTGAGCAGCCAACACAGTGTTTTCCCCGGGAACCGCAGCACCCGTGGCAGAAGGTCAAGGCACACCAGGGTACCGTGGCACCCTGAGTGAGAAACACTGATACAATGTGTTAATGTGTAATACGCATAACATCGATCATAGTTACAACCGCAACATTTAAGCCATGCTTAACAATAATATGGGTCTCTGAATTAAGGCAAATGTGCTGCAATTCTGTGTCCAATAAcctgcaccagatgtatcaaaaaACAAATCCCATTGAAACAATAGGATTTTCTTCTTTGATGCATATGGTGCAATTGTATTGCCCCACTTTTGTCTTAATACATAGACCCCTAATATTTAGGATGTGTTCATTAGGTTTTCCAGATGAAAGCTTCAACCAACCATTGTATGAGAATGCCTTGCTCCTAATGAAGAAAGAACCATTTTCTTTTGAACTTCACAAAAAATGTAAGTTCTTAACCCAGAGACTCGTGCTGAGAAGCTGTGAATATTTTTCTTCAGAATAATATACTGGAAGAATTAATTTTTTGTGTTGCTGCTGCTCCTATGACAAATTTTTGTTTAACTTTCTGTCCAGCACAAGTTTTTACAAAGGATCCATCCACACAAACTCACTCTCATCGCTTCTCCCCGCATGCCAGCATGGACAGATAAAGAACACTGACGGGTCGTCCGAATGCTTTCCATCACTACACATAACACCTCCTTTCTGCTTTGCCGTGACTGACGGATTAAACAGTGGTCTAGGTCAATCTTTCTGTGAATAAGAATGAGTACGTGTTTAACATCAGTGGTATGAGACAATGAtccatgtttactaagcggtgctactcTATATGACACCTTCCACTGTCAGAAgacaccctcctgtccacaggtggataactccagtcctcaagggccaccaacaggtcaggttttcaggatatccctgcttcagcacaggttgcttaatcagtggctcggcgcttgagggctggagttgcccacccctggaacTAGTCCATTCAATTGAATGAAAAGTGTCTTATGTTCGTGTACCTCTTAGTAAATATATATACTTAAAAAATGTAAGTACACATTTTATATTAGTAGTAATAAATAGTAACAACGTGTCTATAGCGGGTTCAACCTTTAGCTTAATGctgcactaatatatatatatatatatatatatatatatatatatatatatatatatatatatacagtatatataaaattacATCTATGAAGAGAAGAAATGTGAACTGAATAATTAAGAAAGATATGTAATTTCAAAATTAAGGTGCAGTCTTAATAGAGATATAGTACTGGGGCAAAATCAGTTGTTATTCAGCCTGCCTATTATTGCTACCCCCAAAATCCAATTGAAATGTAAAAGTGTTCACTTTTATCAGTGGGACTCCTTGTAAGTGTGAGACTGCAGGTGCTAAAACAATTAGgctcacagaaaatcagtgacAGTTGATcctgtatgtgtgttttattgcataaCTGCATTTATCTACAGCAGAGCTTCTCAACCCCAGTcttcaatacccccccccccccaccaacaggtcatgttttaagaatatccatgcgtcagcacaggtggctcaatcagtggctcagttgcagagcctgcttcagcacaggtggctcaattggtggctcagtccaagactgagttacctgtgctgaagcagggatacccagaaaacctgacc is drawn from Ascaphus truei isolate aAscTru1 chromosome 7, aAscTru1.hap1, whole genome shotgun sequence and contains these coding sequences:
- the PJVK gene encoding pejvakin isoform X1 produces the protein MAALPLSVAKRGVSSYQLLNYEDKSDVSLNGRHGNQIMNDVGINIYGSDSVAVKASFGIVTKHEVEVPTLLKELISRKIDLDHCLIRQSRQSRKEVLCVVMESIRTTRQCSLSVHAGMRGEAMRFHIIEDQNYKGRDKAIVFPAHTTIAFSVFDLYIHLDGHFELCVSTTSKGGFEKEPTRSFSLSNIRNSLFRSGIMFRGKRTMDIIANSDSYIDDIFSDYYEKAASMTDISTTYIREGAHLRVNLLNNNIPKGPCALCGMGNSKRETVYGCFECSFNGQKYVRLHAVPCFDLWHKRLR
- the PJVK gene encoding pejvakin isoform X2 — protein: MNDVGINIYGSDSVAVKASFGIVTKHEVEVPTLLKELISRKIDLDHCLIRQSRQSRKEVLCVVMESIRTTRQCSLSVHAGMRGEAMRFHIIEDQNYKGRDKAIVFPAHTTIAFSVFDLYIHLDGHFELCVSTTSKGGFEKEPTRSFSLSNIRNSLFRSGIMFRGKRTMDIIANSDSYIDDIFSDYYEKAASMTDISTTYIREGAHLRVNLLNNNIPKGPCALCGMGNSKRETVYGCFECSFNGQKYVRLHAVPCFDLWHKRLR
- the PJVK gene encoding pejvakin isoform X3, encoding MFAAATKNFVKQVGDGGRLIPVPSLSEADKYQPLSLVIKKKRCFLSKKNKFTSTPLTLRDILHGDKEISAGVSSYQLLNYEDKSDVSLNGRHGNQIMNDVGINIYGSDSVAVKASFGIVTKHEVEVPTLLKELISRKIDLDHCLIRQSRQSRKEVLCVVMESIRTTRQCSLSVHAGMRGEAMRFHIIEDQNYKGRDKAIVFPAHTTIAFSVFDLYIHLDGHFELCVSTTSKGGFEKEPTRSFSLSNIRNSLFRSGIMFRGKRTMDIIANSDSYIDDIFSDYYEKAASMTDISTTYIREGAHLRVNLLNNNIPKGPCALCGMGNSKRETVYGCFECSFNGQKYVRLHAVPCFDLWHKRLR